In the genome of Planctomyces sp. SH-PL62, the window CTGCGGACGATCGTCCCGACGGCGGGCAATTCGGTCGCCGGCGTCCCGTTCCTCGGGTTCAACTCCAACGTCCGGGAAGTCGGCCCGATGACCTTCTGGGACCTGCACGTGGCCTGGTTCTATCGCCAACTCGCGATCATCGGCGAGTGGGGCGGCGGCTTCCAGGACTACGCCCTGACGAACCAGCTGAGATACCGCACCCACCTCCCGATCGATTCGTTCTACGTCCAGGGGGGCTACATGCTCACCGGCGAGACCCGGAGCGGGCTCGGCGTGGTCAAGCCGCTGCGGCCGTTCAACCTGAAGGCAGGACAATTCGGCCTGGGCGCCCTGGAACTCACCGGTCGATACCAGCAGATGGATATCGGCCAGGAGGTCTTCACGCACGGGCTGTCGGATCCGAACCTCTGGACTCGCAACCTGTTCCTCACCGACGTGGGCTTCAACTGGCACATCAACCAGTACCTGAAGTTCATGTTCAACTGGGAGCACGCCGAGTTCGGCCAGCCGGTCTTCTCGAACGTCGGCCAGTTGAGCAAGACCAACGACCTCTTCCTCGCCCGCATCCAGCTCTACTTCTAAGCGACGGGATGGGCCGGCCCTGGGCTTCCGCTTGCCAGGGCCGGTCGGCTCGGTCTACGCTGTCTTGAGGAGATCCCAGACGACGTATCGGGGAGGCGCACCGTGGACGTTCGATCGACGAGTTGGCGGGGCAGGTTCGGGGCCGTCGCCGTCTTCCTGGCGGCGACCGTCGGGGGCGCGGCGGGTCGAGCCACGGAAGAGGCGGCGCCGGTGAACCTCGGGCCTCTGAAGGGCCTCAACGGCGCGACCCTCGACCCCACTCCGGGGCCGGGGGGGGCGACGGTCCTGGTGTTCTACTCGACGGAATGCCCGATCGCCAACGCCGTCAATCCGACTCTCAAGACGCTTCACGACGCCTTCCCGCCCCCCCGCGTCAAGTGGATCGGCGTCTGCGTCGATCCGGACGCGAGCGAGGCCGAACTCGCGGAACATGCGACGGAGTACGACCTCAAACTCGCGATCGCCGTCGACCGGAGCGGTCGACTGGCGCGCCGACTCGGCGCGACGATCACGCCGGAGGCCTTCGTCATCGACGACGCGGGGCGCGTTCGCTACCACGGACGGATCGACGACCAGTTCGCCGGACGGGGCGTCCGTAAGGCCAACCCCGGCGAGGGAGACCTCAAACCGGCGCTCGCCGCGGTCCTGGCCGGACAGGAGGTCAAGACGCCGTACGTCAAGCCGATCGGCTGCCCCCTCCCGGAGCCGCCCGCACCCCCGACCTACTCCAGGGACGTCGCGCCGGTCCTCCAGAACAATTGCCGCGAATGCCATCGGAAGGGCCAGCTCGGCCCGTTCGCGCTCGATACGTATGAGCAGGCCCGGAAGCGAGCCGGAGACCTCGCGATGGTCGTCGAGGATCGGTCGATGCCCCCCTGGAAGGCCGCGCGGGGCGTGGGGCCCGGTTTCCAGCACGATCGCTCGTTGTCGTCGGCGGAGATCGAGACCCTCGTCGCCTGGGCCGAAGCGGGCGCGCCGGAAGGGGACCCGAAGGATCTCCCCGGGGCGAAGGTCTTCCCCGACGACTGGAGCCTGGAAGGAGGGCCGGACCTGGTCCTCGACATCGGGACGGATTTCGCGATCCCGGCCTCGGGCGAGGACATTTATCGCTGCTTCGTCCTTTCGACCGACCTTCCGGAAGACGTCTACATCGCCGGGATCGAGTACCGGCCCGGAAATCCTCGGGTGGTCCACCACATCCTCGGCTACGTCGACTCCTCGGGCGAGGCGCGGAAGAAAGACCAGGCCGAGGACGGGCCGGGCTACACCTGCTTTTCCGGCCCGGAGGTCGAGGTTCAGGGCGACCTCGGAGGCTGGGCCCCCGGGGCCGCGCCCAGCGTCCTCCCCGACGGCGTCGGCCGCTCGCTCCCGAGGAGGGCCGACGTGATCGTCCAGGTCCACTATCACCCAAACGGCAAGCCGGAAGTCGATCGCACGCGGATCGGCCTGAAGTTCGCCCGCAAGCCCGTGAAGCAGACGCTCCACTGGAACGGGGCGTTCAGCTACGGGCTGGACCTCCCGCCGGGAGAATCGAACATCGAAGCCCGCGCCGAGTGGACCGTCCCCGTCGACCTCGAGGCCCACGCGGTGGCACCCCACATGCACCTGCTGGGCAAGGACATGAGCATGTCCGTGACCTTTCCCGACGGCCGCAGTCTCGACCTGATCCGGATCGACGACTGGGACTTCAAATGGCAGGCCCAGTATTACTTCGAGGAGCCGATCGACATCCCCAAGGGCTCGATCGTCCGCGTCCTGGCGCATTTCGACAACTCGTCGTCCAATCCCCGCAACCCGAATCGCGACGCCTTGAAGCGCGTGAAGTGGGGCGAGGCGACCACCGACGAGATGTGCATCGGCTTCATCGCCGTCACAAGGAAGGGCCAGGACCTGACACGGCCCGGCGAGCGAGACGACCTGCACGACATCTTCGTGAAGCAGCGTGAAGTCGAGAGGCGGCGGAAGTAGGAGTTAGGCCGAGGCCCCGACGATGCGAGGGTCGTCGGGGCCTCGGGGCGCGTCGGACGGTCAATTCATCGCGGGCTGGAGGGGGCCGGCGAGTTCCTCGTGGTAGAACAGGCGGCCGGGAAGGGTCGGCATGAAGGAGCTGGGGATCCAGGGGTCCGGGCCGTAGCGGAGGGTCATCCAGAGGCTGGCGCCCTGCCACTGCATCCCGCGCCCGAAGATTCCATCCGCCCCGCCGATGATCCGGTCGGCCTGGAGGAACAGGCCGGGGCCGATCGTGTTGGCGAAGGCCGGGACCAGCGTCGTCCGGCTCTTGAAGCTCGTGATGGCGTTCTGCTCGATGGTGAGCGGGTGCAGCCGCGCGCCGATCCGGTGGGTCGCGGCCTTCCAGTCCTCGACCGTCGCGTAGTCGGCGGCGAAGTGGGGCTCCCAGAACGCGATGTGGCAGACGCGTCCGATCCCGAAGACGACGTTCAGCTCCGCCCCCTTCGCCTTGAGCTCGCCGATCCGGTCGGCGTAATGCGGCAGGCGGTCGGGCGTGGCGAACCAGCGCTGGGAGGCCGGGACGGTCAAGTCGCCCAGGGGGCCGTAGAATGCGGCCTCCATCGCCCTCTGAAAGGCGCCGGGATGGTCGGCCGGAAGCGTCGTCCCATCCTTATCGCTCCATTCGTCCATGTTGAAGCCGAAGACGTGATCGCAGGAAACGTTCCACTCCTTGAGGAAGTAGACGGCCCAGCGATACATGCCCATCGGCCCCACGGGCAGGATGAAGGCGGAAGGCTTGCCGAGATCGCGAGCCTCCTTGATCGTCGTGGCGATCTCGTGGCCCATCACGACGTCGAAATCGGCCACGTCGGCGCAGGGCTGGAGCTGGAAGCGGGGATTCCACCAGGGTTGGCGTTCGGCGATCGCCGCGGCGGGATGGGCGCAGCAGGCGTCGATCTTCGCGAGGTCCCAGCCGGCGGGGAGGAACCCCTCCATCATCGAGCCGGCGTACGTCGTCAGCAGGTTCATGAGTCTCAGTCGCCTCGGTAGGGATGGATTGCGTCGGACGGCGTCGGTCGTCCGGCCGCGGGGGAGTTTTTGGTCTCAGTCGACCAGGATCACAACCTTGCCCGCCAGGGAGCCTTGGCCCCCCAGCGTGTTTGCTTCGAGGAATCGGTGGGCGTCGGCGGCGTCTTGAAGAGGGAAGGCGCGGCCCACCAGGGGCTTGAGCCGGCCCTCCTCAATCCACCGGATCATGTCGGTCGTGCAGGCCCGCTGCTCGGCCGATGAGGCGTTGAACATGGCGAAGCCGAGGAGAGAGCAGTCCCGGGGATAGAACAATCCGAGGGGGAGGGGGGCCTGGCCGCCCGCCCCGCCATGAGGATCATCCGCCCGCGTTTGCGGAGCAGGGGGACGTTCGTCTCTAGGTCGGGCTCGCGCTGGGTCTCGTACCAGACGTCGACGCCCTCGGGGGCGAACTCGCGGAGTCGTGCGGGGATGTCGTCGGTCTTGTAGTTCAGGACGAGGTGGGCGCCCAACTGTCTGCAGACGTCGACGCGCTCCGGGCTGCCGGCGCACGTCGCGACCCGCGCCCCGGCCGCCTTGGCCATCTGGACGACCATGGACCCCACACCCCCCGCGCCGCCGGGGACGTACACCGTCTCGCCTTCCTGGAGCCTGGCCCGATGGAAGAGGCCCAGGTGGGCCGTGATCCCCACCATCGCCATCGCCGCGGCGTCGGCGTCGGGGAGCAGGGCCGGGGTGGGGTTGAGCCACTCCTCGTCGATCACGGCGAACTCGGCGGCGACCCCCGGACGGCCCAGGAGTCCCTGATTCGAGCCCCACACGCGGTCGCCGACCTGGAAGTTCGCCGCACCCGCGCCGGGCTTCTCCACCACGCCCGCGAAGTCGCTGCCGATCACCTGGGGGAACGCCATCGGCATCGACACCAGGCCCGAGCGGAGGTAGAGGTCGAACGGATTGACCGCGACGGCGCGGATGCGGACCAGGACCTGGCCGGGGCCGGGTTCGGGAATCGGCAGATCGCCCACCCGGATCACGTCGGGCGAACCCGTCTCTTCGATGAATGCAGCGCGCATGAGCCGTCGTCCTCGATCCACACCGCGAACCTGCCGCCGTGCAAAACCCTCATCATACAGGTCGGCTCGGCCCGGTTGAATCCCTCGCCCGACCCGGCCGCCGCGACGTCGGCATGTCTTGCGGACCGCCGCCTTCGTGACGCATGATGACGGGGCGGCTTTCCCATCGGGCTTCCATGATTCCTTCCCGGATCCGTCGCCATGAGCACGCCCCCAGCGAACCCCGAGGTCCCGGGCGCCGCCCCAGCCTCCGGAAACGCCCCCGCACCGCCGCCGGCCGTCGCCGCGCCGGTTCCGCCGGACGTCAAGCTCCGCGGTCGCGACCATTTCGACGGCCTGAAGGAGGAACTCGCCGGGGAGGAAGCGATCGACCGTCGGCTGGGTGAGATCGAGATGCTGGGGGAGGAGGCCGCGATCGGGTGGAAGCCGACGGCCCACCCGCCGGTCGCCCCCGAGGTCCGCTTCCTGCACGTCTCGCGGACGATTCATCAGCTCGTCACCGATCGCAACCGTTCGGTGGGAATCTTCCTGGCCGTGGCCTCGATCCTGGTCGCGGCGGCCACCGGCCTCCTGAACGTCAAGGCGGAGGTCGCCCCCATCATCCCGCTGCGGACGATCCAGTACTGGTGCCTCCCCGCGACGTTCCTGACCCTGGCGGTCCTGGCCGTCTTCATCAGCTTCCTGCTGATCCGCGCGCGGATCGGCCTGATCTACGAGGTCGCCAAGCTCAATGTGCTGATGGGACTGCCGTCGAAGCGCGTGGAGCGGGTCAATCCGCTCTCGATTTTCTATATCATGCACCTGCTGGTCGTCGTGCTCGGGGGCGCGTCCGCCGGGCTCGCCGCGGCGATGCTCGCCTACGGTTGGGCCGTCGCCGTCGATGTCGACGTGCCGGCCGGTTCGCCCGAGTCGCTGAATCCCGGAGAGGGGGGCGCGGAGGTCGCGCTGCCGCTGGGGATCGGGATCGGCCTGGGGCTGTTTTACGTCGTCGGCCTGCTGGGCCTTTACTACTTGACGATACTCCGGAACACGACCGACGCGAAGCTCGACGCGGCCCGATCGTGAACGGCGCGACCCTCCGAAGGATCATCCCAGACTCATGTTGAATCGTCCGCGCATCTGCGTCTTCTGCGGCTCGTCGTTCGGCAATTCCCCGGCCTTCCGCGAGAACGCGGTGCGGGTCGGCGAGGCTCTCGCGCGCAGGAAGATCGGTCTCGTCTACGGCGGCGGCCGGGTCGGCCTGATGGGCGTGACGGCCGACGCCGCGCTGGCGAACGGAGGCGAGGTGATCGGCGTCATCCCGGAGGTCCTCTCGTCCGCCGAGATCGCGCATTCCGGTCTCACCGAGCTGCACGTCGTCGCCGGCATGCACGAGCGCAAGGCGCTCATGGCGATGGAGTCCGATGCGTTCCTCACCATGCCCGGCGGCATCGGCACCTATGAGGAATTCTTCGAGATCCTGAGCTGGGGCGGCCTGGGCATCCACCGCAAGCCCATCGGCCTGCTCAACGTCGAGGGCTACTTCGATCCGCTCCTTGCGCTCCTCGAATTCGGGGCCGACTCCGGGTTCGTCCGCCGCCGGTTCCTCGACCCGCTCCTGGTCTCCGAAAACGCCGAGAACCTCGTCGCCGACCTGCTCTCCTACACGCCTCCCACCGTCTCAGCCCCCAAGCTGTCGATCGACGAGGCCTGAATCGTCTGAGCGCGCCTTGACGAGCGGCTCTCGACGCTCGAAAATTTAGACGTTGATCTAAATATCTCGTCTGGTTGCGTCGAATAGACGGTTGGATGAACGATGAATGAGGTCTTCAAGGCGCTGTCCGACCCGACGCGGAGGCGGATCCTGCAGCTTCTCGGCCGCGGCGAGCTGACGGCCGGCGAGTTGTCGACGCACTTCGATATGTCGAAGCCTTCCATGTCGCACCATTTCTCGGTGCTCAAGGAGGCCGACCTGGTCTCCAGCCGTCGCGAGGGCCAGCAGATCTATTACGCGCTCAACACGACGGTCCTCCAGGACGTGATGTCCCGGATCTGGGACCTGTTCGGCGGGCCGTCGGAGAAGGGGGGCGGGACGTGACGCGGGTGTACTGGATCGTGGCGATCGTGCTCGGGGCTTTCGCCTGGGGGCTCTCGGCGTGGTACTTCCCGAGCCTGCCTGAGTCGATCCCGACGCACTGGAACATCCACGGCGAGGTGGACGGCCACGGCGGGCGGGCGACGATCTTCCTCATGCCGGCCTTCGCGACCGGGCTACTCGTCCTGTTCGCCATGCTGCCCACGCTTTCGCCG includes:
- a CDS encoding redoxin domain-containing protein, which translates into the protein MDVRSTSWRGRFGAVAVFLAATVGGAAGRATEEAAPVNLGPLKGLNGATLDPTPGPGGATVLVFYSTECPIANAVNPTLKTLHDAFPPPRVKWIGVCVDPDASEAELAEHATEYDLKLAIAVDRSGRLARRLGATITPEAFVIDDAGRVRYHGRIDDQFAGRGVRKANPGEGDLKPALAAVLAGQEVKTPYVKPIGCPLPEPPAPPTYSRDVAPVLQNNCRECHRKGQLGPFALDTYEQARKRAGDLAMVVEDRSMPPWKAARGVGPGFQHDRSLSSAEIETLVAWAEAGAPEGDPKDLPGAKVFPDDWSLEGGPDLVLDIGTDFAIPASGEDIYRCFVLSTDLPEDVYIAGIEYRPGNPRVVHHILGYVDSSGEARKKDQAEDGPGYTCFSGPEVEVQGDLGGWAPGAAPSVLPDGVGRSLPRRADVIVQVHYHPNGKPEVDRTRIGLKFARKPVKQTLHWNGAFSYGLDLPPGESNIEARAEWTVPVDLEAHAVAPHMHLLGKDMSMSVTFPDGRSLDLIRIDDWDFKWQAQYYFEEPIDIPKGSIVRVLAHFDNSSSNPRNPNRDALKRVKWGEATTDEMCIGFIAVTRKGQDLTRPGERDDLHDIFVKQREVERRRK
- a CDS encoding 6-phosphogluconolactonase codes for the protein MNLLTTYAGSMMEGFLPAGWDLAKIDACCAHPAAAIAERQPWWNPRFQLQPCADVADFDVVMGHEIATTIKEARDLGKPSAFILPVGPMGMYRWAVYFLKEWNVSCDHVFGFNMDEWSDKDGTTLPADHPGAFQRAMEAAFYGPLGDLTVPASQRWFATPDRLPHYADRIGELKAKGAELNVVFGIGRVCHIAFWEPHFAADYATVEDWKAATHRIGARLHPLTIEQNAITSFKSRTTLVPAFANTIGPGLFLQADRIIGGADGIFGRGMQWQGASLWMTLRYGPDPWIPSSFMPTLPGRLFYHEELAGPLQPAMN
- a CDS encoding zinc-binding dehydrogenase, which gives rise to MIRWIEEGRLKPLVGRAFPLQDAADAHRFLEANTLGGQGSLAGKVVILVD
- a CDS encoding NADPH:quinone reductase → MRAAFIEETGSPDVIRVGDLPIPEPGPGQVLVRIRAVAVNPFDLYLRSGLVSMPMAFPQVIGSDFAGVVEKPGAGAANFQVGDRVWGSNQGLLGRPGVAAEFAVIDEEWLNPTPALLPDADAAAMAMVGITAHLGLFHRARLQEGETVYVPGGAGGVGSMVVQMAKAAGARVATCAGSPERVDVCRQLGAHLVLNYKTDDIPARLREFAPEGVDVWYETQREPDLETNVPLLRKRGRMILMAGRAARPPSPSDCSIPGTALSSASPCSTPHRPSSGPARPT
- a CDS encoding TIGR00730 family Rossman fold protein; amino-acid sequence: MLNRPRICVFCGSSFGNSPAFRENAVRVGEALARRKIGLVYGGGRVGLMGVTADAALANGGEVIGVIPEVLSSAEIAHSGLTELHVVAGMHERKALMAMESDAFLTMPGGIGTYEEFFEILSWGGLGIHRKPIGLLNVEGYFDPLLALLEFGADSGFVRRRFLDPLLVSENAENLVADLLSYTPPTVSAPKLSIDEA
- a CDS encoding autorepressor SdpR family transcription factor; this translates as MNEVFKALSDPTRRRILQLLGRGELTAGELSTHFDMSKPSMSHHFSVLKEADLVSSRREGQQIYYALNTTVLQDVMSRIWDLFGGPSEKGGGT